The Vigna angularis cultivar LongXiaoDou No.4 chromosome 6, ASM1680809v1, whole genome shotgun sequence genome contains the following window.
TCATTCTCTGCTGGCTGGAAAAATGCATGCTTAATGTTGCCAAACATTATGTCTACACGCTCATCTTGCCTGGTGGTAGAATAACGAAATCCATTCACGTGAGCCTCTAGTGTACCAGGTATCTTCCTTCCACGCCCAGCAAAAGCAGGACGGATCCAAAGATTAGACAACCGTATTGGCTTGAATCTATTATTAGCAAGTTGCAGTTTCTCCTGAGTAACAAGGGTTGCCCTTTCGGCTCTCTCAGACTCCCTTGCCACAACTTGTCGCCTGAGGGTTTTAATTGACTGCACAACCTCACTAATGTGCCTTGAATCCTTGGAGCGGAATGATGCCTCCTTCAAATATATAGATCCAGGGAACTTCATTGAGTTTGCATCATGAGGACTGAAAGGGGTCCCAggaacattaaaaataattctgaCATAGCAATTGCGGTTGGTGTCCTGCTGACTCGAAACAGTTCGAATGAAAGCCACATGAAAAGGCACCATGCTTCCATTTATAGGCAAGAGAACTGCTTCGTTCTTCTGATCAATCTGAATCATCATTTCTCTGGGAGGAGGAAGGTCATTTATGTTCTTGTAGGCCAAAAGTTCTGTCGAAGCCCTTGCAGACGAACGGCTATCTCCTGCCTCACTTCCACCACCAGCAAGCCTCCTAGcagtttcttcatttttctgaCGAGCAAGTTCTGCCTGATGCTGCCTTCGAAGCTCCTCCTTTGAAATTTCATGATTGTCTGACCTTAGAGTTGTCTTAGTAAAGGGCTCGGCTCCCTTGGCATCCACTTTTGTGCTTGGCctttcctcttcctcctcatcctcATTGAAAGAGTATGCTACATCCTTGAGTGCTTTTGAGCTTATAGAAGTCACAACTTCTGTCTTATCTTTGTTGATGATGACTGTGTCAGCAAGCAGCAGGGAGAAATGCTTGTTCTTTGACTTACTTTTCTCAATTTGTAAATTCTGAAAACCAATTGACACATTAAAGACCATGCCTTCTCTAATTATCTGTTCATTTTTCGCATTAAGATTAAATCCTGATTCACGAAACTCAATGCCGATGCCTGTTCCAGCAGATTTTGTCAAATATGAAACCAAGTCTGGAGCATCCCTTTCCACGACAGAGACTGCAGCTTGGTATGCAGCACTTAACTTGTTTCGTGGCTTCAGAGAGCCTATGACAGCTTCATGGGCTTTTAGAAGAACCCCATATGCCCTACTTTGAAGAGGGTCTGCATCAATCAAGAAGGTCCTAGCTATGTTGGAGCAATAACTCTTGTATCGGGCTCCAACAGCACATATAATCACACTGGCTGAATCGTAATGCAGTAACTCATCATTGCTGACAGCACTAGGTCTGAGATCAAACTCTCCACCACTCTGAAAAATTGGCGGGTAACAAATATCAACATTATCTGCCTTTAGCTTACAATTCACTTTTGAAGGTTCCAGAATAACTTTCTCAGTCTCCTCCATCAATGTTGAATGAGAGACTTTCTTCTCCTCATCGATTACATTCTCAAGCTTTGTAACCACAAAGTTTTTCATCACACTTGTTGTCAGGTAAGCTGCTCTCTTAATTGATGTGAGCTCCTCATTAGTCTTTACTGCAAATATAGAAGACAATCCACTGGCAACATCAACGAGattaaatttagtattttttaatttttcagtcCATGTCTCAAGTAGTTTCCCTTCAGGAGCCTCTCTTGATATGTATCCAATAGTGGAAGAATCGTGATCATCAGACTTTGGCTGAGCACGGATGGCACGGAATATAGAATCCATTAGAGCAGTTCCATCATCATTTTTAGGTTTGACATGAAGAACAAGATCAGCCCCGACAGCCTCTCTGGCAGATTTTTTTACCGATTCAAGAATAGAAGCCTTCTTTTGGCTGCATAAGATATGTATCTGCTTCTTCATGAAAACCATAATTGTCTCTGGGAACTCAAATCCAAGCAGCCATAAGTTCAGAGCGGTAGATTTCAGGTACCGCAGGTCTTCTGAAGGTGGAGGACATGCAATTGCTATTGCCTCAGAAGATCCCCACAGATCTGTTTTGTGCTCGTCCCAATGTGAATAAAATGTTTTCAATCGGGACTGAAATGCAGTCAGATCAATAGAATATCCACTTCCTGCTGCACTGAGCTTTCCATTGGATGGTTGTGTACTTCCATTTCGATGGTCTGCCATAGTTAGCTTTCACTctggaaaaaagaaaattaagtcaCAATAACATCAGTGAGAAGTTGGCATACAATTACTGATGCAAAATAGTTTTCAGTTCTCTTTCAGCCACTGGAAAAGTAAGTGCTCAAAGGAACAAGGAGTCCTAGTTATCTGGATCCCTTCCATCGCTAGCTATATCTAAAAACTCaaacaactaaaatttaaaaaaccaGCCAGACATGAATAAATAAACCATAAAGatgaaataattaattctaattatacATTGAACTTTGAAGAATGTAATATAACAATTACAAGTGTCATCTGCTTTTACTGGGTTAATATCaacaaagcaaagaaacaaacaGCATGCAATCACTATAGATGATGAAGCAGCATAAATAAAACTAGCCACtggaaaatattataaagaatgGAGGCCAATCAAAACAAAAAGGTATAATTATTTCCCCAACATGCATACTTTTGGAAATAGCAACAAGCAGGATAGTGTAGATCTAAGCACCATTTGCAACATTGGAATGTGATAGTCAAAGAATAATCAGAATATGATAGTAACAAAAGAAGTTAGAAGAAGTCTATCTAA
Protein-coding sequences here:
- the LOC108343056 gene encoding FACT complex subunit SPT16; its protein translation is MADHRNGSTQPSNGKLSAAGSGYSIDLTAFQSRLKTFYSHWDEHKTDLWGSSEAIAIACPPPSEDLRYLKSTALNLWLLGFEFPETIMVFMKKQIHILCSQKKASILESVKKSAREAVGADLVLHVKPKNDDGTALMDSIFRAIRAQPKSDDHDSSTIGYISREAPEGKLLETWTEKLKNTKFNLVDVASGLSSIFAVKTNEELTSIKRAAYLTTSVMKNFVVTKLENVIDEEKKVSHSTLMEETEKVILEPSKVNCKLKADNVDICYPPIFQSGGEFDLRPSAVSNDELLHYDSASVIICAVGARYKSYCSNIARTFLIDADPLQSRAYGVLLKAHEAVIGSLKPRNKLSAAYQAAVSVVERDAPDLVSYLTKSAGTGIGIEFRESGFNLNAKNEQIIREGMVFNVSIGFQNLQIEKSKSKNKHFSLLLADTVIINKDKTEVVTSISSKALKDVAYSFNEDEEEEERPSTKVDAKGAEPFTKTTLRSDNHEISKEELRRQHQAELARQKNEETARRLAGGGSEAGDSRSSARASTELLAYKNINDLPPPREMMIQIDQKNEAVLLPINGSMVPFHVAFIRTVSSQQDTNRNCYVRIIFNVPGTPFSPHDANSMKFPGSIYLKEASFRSKDSRHISEVVQSIKTLRRQVVARESERAERATLVTQEKLQLANNRFKPIRLSNLWIRPAFAGRGRKIPGTLEAHVNGFRYSTTRQDERVDIMFGNIKHAFFQPAENEMITLLHFHLHNHIMVGNKKTKDVQFYVEVMDMVQNVGGGKRSAYDPDELEEEQRERDRKNKINVEFQTFVNRVNDLWGQAHFNGLELEFDQPLRELGFPGVPHKSSVFIVPTSSCLVELIETPFLVVSLSEIEIVNLERVGLGQKNFDMTIVFKDFKRDVLRIDSIPSTSLDGIKEWLDTTDIKYYESRLNLNWRQILKTITDDPQSFIEGGGWEFLNLEATDSESENSEESDKGYEPSDVEPESDSEDEASDSESLVESEDDDEDEDSDEDSEEEKGKTWEELEREASNADREKGNESDSEEDRKRRKAKSFGKSRGTNLSSSMPKRSKLR